The Caulobacter sp. FWC26 genome window below encodes:
- a CDS encoding sodium:proton exchanger, whose translation MGGSGMRRFMLLVLAALLAAAPAMVLRITGWRPDPVADALFFGVAVLAAGFMLSWGAEAAEKHISQGLIVALVALVTVLPEYAVDLYYAFRAGQAPQSNYVHYAAANMTGANRLLVGLAWPLMVLLHWLKTRNKALELSPVNAVEIAFLMLGSLYAFVILFKGAIAPFDFAVLFLIFAGYLYRVSQLPKADDDDDDEDEEPGPAAALNALRPTAQWAWMGGLTLIAFVVIATSAEPFAEAMVGSGRILGVDEFLLIQWLAPLASEAPAVTIAVLFVLAGRAVSGLTAMISDKINQWTLLVGMLPLAMSLGAGGLIGLPLDARQKEEFLLTAAQSLFAIMLLVRLRISVLSAGLLFALFAVQVGLAFHFREDEVATVNSLTILAWTYLGLAAILVPLNGRRVVAVLRDGLLRSHRRMATAPEPHDLEGE comes from the coding sequence ATGGGAGGGTCAGGAATGCGCCGATTCATGCTGCTCGTGTTGGCGGCCTTGCTCGCGGCGGCGCCGGCGATGGTCCTCAGGATCACAGGGTGGCGACCCGACCCTGTGGCGGACGCCCTTTTTTTCGGTGTCGCGGTCCTGGCTGCGGGCTTCATGCTTTCCTGGGGGGCGGAAGCCGCTGAGAAACACATTTCTCAAGGCCTCATCGTCGCCTTGGTCGCCTTGGTCACCGTTCTTCCAGAGTACGCGGTGGATCTGTACTATGCTTTCCGCGCTGGCCAGGCTCCGCAGTCGAACTACGTCCACTACGCCGCCGCCAATATGACCGGCGCCAACCGCCTTTTGGTGGGACTGGCCTGGCCTTTGATGGTGCTGCTGCATTGGCTGAAGACGCGCAACAAGGCTCTCGAACTCTCACCCGTCAACGCCGTCGAGATCGCCTTCCTTATGCTGGGCAGCCTCTATGCGTTCGTTATCCTTTTCAAAGGCGCCATTGCTCCCTTCGATTTCGCGGTGCTGTTCCTGATCTTCGCTGGCTACCTCTACCGCGTCAGCCAGTTGCCAAAGGCCGACGACGACGACGACGATGAGGACGAGGAGCCTGGCCCTGCGGCGGCGCTAAACGCGCTCCGCCCCACCGCACAGTGGGCCTGGATGGGTGGGCTTACCTTGATCGCATTCGTGGTGATCGCGACCTCCGCCGAGCCGTTTGCCGAAGCCATGGTGGGGTCAGGAAGAATCCTTGGCGTCGACGAGTTCCTCCTCATCCAATGGCTCGCGCCATTGGCCAGCGAAGCGCCCGCCGTGACGATTGCGGTCCTCTTCGTCTTGGCCGGGCGTGCGGTAAGCGGACTGACGGCCATGATCAGCGACAAGATCAACCAATGGACCCTGCTGGTCGGCATGCTGCCGCTCGCAATGAGCCTTGGGGCGGGGGGGCTGATCGGCCTGCCCCTTGACGCGCGGCAGAAGGAAGAATTCTTGCTGACGGCCGCCCAGTCGCTGTTCGCCATAATGCTGTTGGTTCGCCTGCGGATTTCGGTTCTGTCGGCGGGTCTATTGTTCGCGCTCTTCGCCGTGCAGGTCGGACTGGCCTTTCATTTCCGAGAAGACGAGGTGGCGACGGTCAATAGCCTAACAATCCTGGCTTGGACCTATCTGGGCCTAGCGGCGATCCTCGTCCCCCTCAACGGGCGCCGTGTCGTAGCTGTCCTGCGTGATGGGCTCTTAAGATCCCATCGCCGCATGGCGACCGCGCCCGAACCACATGACCTGGAGGGCGAATAA
- a CDS encoding TolC family protein, with product MSLSVPQKLRLKLLLGLSLQSLLAGAALADPAPPFRELLRQAQATAPRLAEARAEIARAEGLARQAGAMPNPTLGVEVENFATSNGVNMAETTASIEQTIELGGKRSARIAAGRADVEAARRRAASAQSEYTFDLAAAYAEADGADRRLQLASEGLELAQEDARIATVLVQSGREADLRRVQAQAAVQAARAAVDQARAARATAFANLTAMVGAPVSYTSIPVSLLDEATKTLRIPDPNPLSSPAYLAAEAERDAAARRVRVERSQAVPDVTVSFGVRKMQEDNSTAMVAGVAMPFPIFSRNGGNISAARAELNAAEARLNSARLDAEAAARSGVARVSAAETRLVAAREGEQTAEEAYRLTRIGYEGGKLALVELLNARRALTDARTQMIDAATERLSAQAALARLAGVPPFGDQP from the coding sequence ATGTCCCTATCTGTTCCTCAAAAGCTGCGCCTTAAGCTGCTGCTTGGCCTTTCGTTGCAGTCACTGCTAGCCGGCGCCGCGCTCGCTGACCCCGCGCCGCCGTTCAGGGAGCTGCTGCGTCAGGCCCAGGCGACGGCCCCCCGTTTAGCCGAAGCGCGGGCCGAAATCGCGCGCGCCGAAGGGCTTGCACGCCAAGCTGGCGCTATGCCCAACCCGACACTGGGCGTCGAAGTCGAGAACTTCGCCACCAGCAATGGGGTGAACATGGCCGAGACTACGGCTTCGATCGAGCAAACGATCGAACTCGGCGGCAAACGATCGGCGCGTATCGCTGCCGGACGCGCCGACGTCGAAGCCGCGCGTCGGCGCGCGGCGAGCGCCCAATCGGAATATACGTTCGATCTCGCCGCCGCCTACGCAGAGGCAGACGGCGCCGATCGCCGGCTGCAATTGGCAAGCGAAGGCCTTGAACTCGCGCAGGAAGACGCCCGTATAGCAACCGTCCTAGTCCAATCCGGGCGTGAGGCGGATCTGCGGCGGGTGCAAGCCCAAGCGGCGGTGCAGGCAGCGCGCGCTGCGGTTGACCAGGCCAGGGCCGCGCGCGCTACGGCTTTCGCCAATCTCACCGCCATGGTGGGCGCGCCGGTGTCCTACACCTCGATCCCGGTCAGCCTGCTCGACGAAGCCACCAAGACCCTCCGAATTCCAGATCCGAACCCCCTTTCGAGCCCTGCCTATCTGGCAGCAGAAGCCGAGCGCGATGCGGCGGCGCGGCGCGTACGGGTGGAGCGGAGCCAGGCGGTGCCAGACGTGACCGTCTCGTTCGGGGTCCGCAAAATGCAGGAAGACAATTCCACCGCCATGGTGGCCGGCGTCGCGATGCCGTTTCCAATCTTCAGCCGCAATGGCGGTAACATCAGCGCGGCGCGAGCTGAGCTGAATGCCGCAGAGGCCCGCCTCAATTCGGCTCGGCTCGATGCCGAAGCCGCGGCGCGATCGGGCGTTGCTCGCGTGAGCGCCGCAGAAACGCGCCTGGTTGCGGCTCGGGAAGGCGAGCAAACCGCCGAGGAAGCCTACCGCCTCACGCGCATCGGCTATGAAGGCGGCAAACTGGCCTTGGTAGAACTGCTAAACGCCCGTCGCGCGCTGACCGATGCCCGCACTCAGATGATCGACGCCGCTACCGAGCGGCTGAGCGCGCAGGCCGCGCTCGCCCGTCTAGCTGGCGTCCCCCCCTTTGGAGATCAACCATGA
- a CDS encoding efflux RND transporter periplasmic adaptor subunit has translation MKHDHKQVSAAGAVSRNALYGGIAVAAILAAAGGFGLAKLTSNPPAKVAAEAGEEKKPVGAPDAVEMEAGRIAASGLSVQTVSATGLAAEIVAQATVEAAPGAQAVLTARAAGSVSRINKRLGEPVRAGEVLALVESREAAQIAAARSVAAAKADLAAKALARERHLYEQRVSARQDLEAAQAEDASARAEALSAAAAVRAADVSRDGRYVMVTSPITGRVTSAPASVGAFVQPETELFRVADASQLQVEASVTAADARRIRPGDSAVLELNDGATASAIVRSVTPGVDETTRAATVVLTLTGGQGLLQPGQAVRARITARQSLTQGIVVPEEAVQTWEGQDVVFVRTQKGFVARPVLVGARAAGRVEVASGLRAGESIVVKNAFLLKAELAKGEAEED, from the coding sequence ATGAAGCACGACCACAAGCAGGTCTCCGCGGCGGGCGCGGTCAGCCGAAACGCCCTTTACGGCGGGATCGCCGTGGCCGCGATCCTGGCCGCCGCTGGCGGCTTCGGCCTCGCAAAGCTCACGAGCAACCCGCCGGCGAAAGTGGCTGCCGAAGCCGGTGAAGAGAAGAAGCCGGTCGGCGCGCCCGACGCGGTCGAAATGGAGGCGGGCCGCATCGCCGCGAGCGGGCTTTCAGTCCAGACGGTGTCCGCCACCGGCCTAGCCGCCGAGATTGTGGCGCAGGCGACCGTGGAAGCCGCACCGGGGGCCCAGGCCGTGCTTACCGCTCGCGCAGCCGGTTCGGTCAGTCGGATCAACAAGCGTTTGGGCGAACCGGTGCGCGCCGGCGAAGTATTGGCGTTGGTGGAAAGTCGCGAGGCTGCTCAGATCGCGGCCGCACGGAGTGTGGCCGCCGCCAAGGCCGACTTGGCGGCCAAGGCGCTCGCGAGAGAGCGCCATCTCTATGAACAGCGTGTCAGTGCGCGCCAGGACCTCGAAGCCGCGCAAGCGGAGGATGCTTCAGCCCGAGCCGAGGCGCTGAGCGCCGCTGCTGCTGTGCGCGCGGCCGATGTGTCTCGGGATGGCCGATACGTCATGGTGACAAGTCCGATCACGGGTCGCGTCACCTCAGCGCCGGCAAGCGTCGGCGCATTCGTACAGCCGGAGACCGAACTCTTCCGGGTGGCGGATGCGAGCCAGCTGCAGGTTGAAGCCTCCGTGACCGCCGCTGACGCTCGCCGCATTCGTCCAGGCGATTCTGCCGTGCTTGAGCTGAATGACGGCGCCACCGCCAGCGCGATCGTGCGCTCCGTCACGCCCGGCGTCGACGAGACCACCCGGGCCGCCACCGTCGTGCTCACCCTGACCGGAGGGCAAGGGTTGCTCCAGCCAGGTCAGGCGGTGCGGGCGCGGATCACCGCGCGTCAGTCGCTCACCCAAGGCATCGTGGTGCCCGAGGAGGCTGTCCAGACTTGGGAGGGACAGGACGTGGTGTTTGTCCGAACGCAAAAAGGTTTCGTGGCCCGACCGGTCCTCGTTGGTGCTCGCGCCGCCGGGCGCGTCGAGGTCGCCTCGGGCCTCCGAGCTGGCGAAAGCATCGTGGTCAAAAACGCCTTCCTCCTGAAAGCCGAACTCGCCAAGGGCGAGGCGGAAGAAGATTAG
- a CDS encoding ImuA family protein: protein MSLPRSPAALDALRRQVRLIELADSASGRVLPFGVEAIDERLPGQGLAMGALHEVAGGAEGALHGAAAASFAAGILARADGPVLWCLRQRDLFAPALAQAGLPPKRVIFAEAGDEAAILGAMEEGLKYRGLAGVVGEVAKLSMTASRRLQLAAEKSGQMAIAIRRWRRIADAADLGQPTADTTRWRVSALPSSPLPTAGVGRARWLLELMRCRAGEAFDIEIEACDAKGHLRLPTAVADRSVASQPGQERAAA from the coding sequence ATGTCCCTCCCGCGCTCACCCGCCGCGCTCGACGCGCTCAGACGTCAGGTTCGCCTGATCGAGCTGGCCGACAGCGCCAGCGGCCGGGTCCTGCCTTTCGGCGTGGAGGCGATCGATGAGCGGTTGCCCGGTCAAGGTCTGGCAATGGGCGCGCTGCACGAAGTCGCCGGCGGGGCCGAGGGCGCGCTGCATGGCGCCGCCGCAGCAAGCTTCGCGGCCGGGATCCTCGCGCGGGCGGATGGCCCGGTGCTCTGGTGTCTTCGTCAGCGCGATCTCTTCGCGCCGGCCCTGGCGCAGGCGGGTCTGCCCCCCAAGCGCGTCATCTTCGCCGAAGCCGGCGACGAGGCGGCCATCCTGGGGGCGATGGAGGAGGGGCTGAAGTATCGCGGTCTGGCCGGCGTGGTCGGCGAGGTCGCCAAACTGTCGATGACAGCGTCCCGCCGTCTTCAGCTCGCGGCCGAGAAGAGCGGCCAGATGGCGATCGCCATCCGACGATGGCGACGGATCGCCGATGCGGCCGATCTTGGTCAGCCGACGGCGGACACCACCCGGTGGAGAGTGTCGGCTCTCCCCTCCTCCCCCCTGCCAACCGCCGGCGTCGGCCGGGCCCGCTGGCTCCTGGAACTCATGCGTTGCCGCGCTGGCGAAGCTTTCGACATCGAGATTGAAGCCTGTGACGCCAAGGGTCATCTCCGTCTTCCTACCGCAGTGGCCGACCGATCGGTTGCGTCGCAGCCTGGGCAAGAGCGCGCCGCCGCCTGA
- a CDS encoding efflux RND transporter permease subunit, whose product MIARLISLAVRGRWYVVALTLIIAALGLWQLTKLPVDAVPDVTNKQVQINTVESSLSPVEIEKRVTFPIETALAGIPGLETTRSLSRNGFSQVTAVFTDRTDLYFARQQVAERLAQAGASLPAGVQPQVGPVSTGLGEIFMYSVEFARPGPNARIRDGAPGWQTDGAYLTPEGERLADAVSQAAYLRTVQDWIIRPQLRTVKGVAGVDSIGGYEKQYLVEPDPAKLAAYGVSYADLGKALEAANLSVGANFIQRAGEAYLVRADARVRRLDEIAEAVIATRGGVPVHVKDVAAVRIGGELRTGAASKNGQEVVVGTSLMLIGENSRTVAKATGEKLEQVKASLPPGVVVHTLLDRSALVNATIGTVERNLTEGALLVAATLFLLLGNGRAALIAVLVIPFSFLMMAIGMNGLKVPGNLMSLGALDFGLIVDGAVIIIENCLLRLAHKQEHQGRLLSLPERLETVLHATQEMIRPTVYGQAIIFLVFAPLLTFTGVEGKTFYPMAVTIMLALAAAFILSLTFVPAMVAILMRGKVAEKEVKAVQAVKVRYEPILRRALLRPWPFIGGGLAVFVVAAGIFTTIGQEFIPTLDEKNVLLGSLRIPSTAMEQSRDMQLHVERAVTTLPEVEMMFSKTGTAEMAADPMPPNQSDGFVILKPQKDWPKGVHSKSEAVERILGKAEPLLGNNYEVTQPIQMRFNELVAGVRGDVAIKLYGDDLEKMSAAAAKIGATLGSIPGASGVRVEQTSGAPTLDVRFDRAAIAGYGLTVEDVADTLASALGGREAGNVFEGDRRFDIVVRVPMAERNDIEALGAMPVMLSGGEGQARQSVPMRQLVEFRFTDGLNQISREDGKRRVVIQANVRGRDVGSFVTEARDKVAAVPLPPGSWMVWGGQYENLKAATARLSIVVPLCFLAIFLILFLALGGFWPALAVFAAIPLGLSGGVFALALTGITFSISAAVGFIVLAGVAVLNGLVVMTSIRQRLEDGASVVEAIYEGGMERVRPVLMTGLVPAIGFIPMALAHGTGAEVQKPLAMVVIGGLITATAVTLLVLPAISKLLLTIGDRFSREASASSSKATEASA is encoded by the coding sequence ATGATCGCTCGCCTCATTTCCCTCGCGGTAAGGGGACGCTGGTATGTCGTCGCCCTTACCCTGATCATCGCCGCTCTCGGCTTGTGGCAACTCACGAAGCTTCCCGTCGACGCTGTTCCGGACGTTACGAACAAGCAGGTCCAGATCAACACGGTCGAGTCTTCGCTCTCGCCCGTCGAGATCGAGAAACGGGTCACATTCCCGATCGAAACCGCGCTCGCCGGCATCCCAGGCCTCGAGACGACCCGGTCCCTTTCGCGTAATGGGTTCTCGCAGGTAACGGCGGTGTTCACCGACCGCACCGACCTCTATTTCGCCCGCCAGCAAGTCGCCGAGCGGCTGGCTCAGGCCGGCGCCTCGCTCCCGGCAGGGGTGCAGCCACAGGTCGGGCCGGTCTCTACCGGGCTGGGCGAGATCTTCATGTACTCGGTCGAATTCGCCCGTCCCGGCCCGAACGCCCGGATACGCGATGGCGCACCCGGATGGCAAACCGATGGCGCCTATCTCACGCCGGAAGGCGAGCGGCTCGCTGACGCGGTCTCCCAGGCGGCCTACCTACGAACCGTCCAGGATTGGATAATTCGGCCGCAGTTGCGCACGGTCAAAGGCGTGGCCGGCGTGGATTCCATCGGCGGCTATGAGAAACAGTACCTCGTCGAACCCGACCCCGCGAAACTGGCCGCTTATGGCGTCTCTTACGCCGATCTTGGGAAAGCGCTCGAAGCCGCCAATTTGTCTGTCGGCGCTAACTTCATCCAGCGCGCGGGCGAAGCCTACCTAGTGCGCGCCGATGCGCGGGTGCGGCGGCTCGACGAAATCGCAGAGGCCGTGATCGCCACCCGGGGCGGCGTCCCCGTTCACGTCAAGGATGTGGCGGCGGTGCGGATCGGCGGCGAACTGCGGACCGGCGCGGCCAGTAAGAACGGCCAGGAGGTCGTGGTCGGCACGTCGCTCATGCTGATCGGCGAAAACAGCCGCACAGTGGCCAAGGCCACAGGCGAGAAGCTGGAGCAGGTTAAGGCCTCCCTTCCCCCCGGGGTGGTCGTACACACGCTTCTCGATCGGTCCGCGCTGGTGAACGCCACCATCGGCACGGTCGAGCGCAATCTGACGGAAGGGGCGCTGCTCGTTGCGGCAACGCTCTTCCTGTTGCTGGGCAACGGCCGGGCGGCGCTGATTGCGGTGCTGGTCATCCCCTTCTCCTTCCTGATGATGGCCATCGGCATGAACGGGCTGAAGGTGCCCGGGAATCTGATGAGCCTGGGAGCGCTCGACTTTGGCCTGATCGTCGACGGCGCGGTGATCATCATCGAGAATTGTCTTCTGAGGCTTGCCCACAAACAGGAGCACCAGGGCCGCCTGCTCAGTTTGCCAGAACGGCTGGAGACTGTGCTCCACGCCACGCAAGAGATGATCCGGCCGACCGTCTACGGTCAGGCGATCATCTTCTTGGTGTTCGCGCCCTTGCTGACGTTCACGGGGGTCGAAGGGAAGACCTTCTATCCGATGGCGGTCACCATCATGCTGGCGCTGGCGGCGGCCTTCATCCTGTCGCTGACCTTCGTCCCCGCGATGGTCGCCATCCTCATGCGCGGCAAGGTGGCTGAAAAGGAGGTCAAAGCGGTTCAGGCGGTGAAGGTTCGCTATGAGCCTATCCTGCGTCGCGCGCTTCTGCGGCCCTGGCCGTTCATCGGCGGCGGCTTGGCGGTCTTTGTGGTGGCGGCGGGGATCTTCACGACGATCGGCCAGGAATTCATTCCGACCCTCGACGAAAAGAACGTGCTTCTCGGTTCCTTGCGGATTCCCTCCACGGCGATGGAGCAGTCTCGCGACATGCAGTTGCACGTCGAACGCGCCGTCACGACCCTGCCGGAGGTGGAGATGATGTTTTCCAAGACCGGCACGGCGGAGATGGCCGCCGATCCGATGCCGCCCAATCAGTCCGACGGCTTCGTCATCCTGAAGCCGCAGAAGGACTGGCCCAAGGGGGTGCATTCGAAATCCGAAGCGGTCGAGCGCATCCTCGGTAAGGCCGAGCCGTTGCTCGGGAACAACTACGAGGTCACCCAGCCGATCCAGATGCGGTTCAACGAACTGGTCGCTGGGGTGCGCGGCGACGTCGCCATTAAGCTTTACGGCGACGATCTGGAAAAGATGAGCGCCGCAGCGGCTAAAATCGGCGCCACGCTTGGATCCATCCCTGGCGCGTCAGGGGTGCGGGTAGAACAGACTTCCGGCGCGCCCACGCTCGATGTCCGGTTCGACCGGGCCGCGATCGCGGGCTATGGCCTGACCGTCGAGGACGTTGCCGATACGCTGGCCAGCGCGCTCGGCGGCCGCGAGGCGGGCAATGTCTTCGAAGGGGATCGCCGCTTCGACATCGTTGTGCGCGTGCCCATGGCCGAGCGGAACGACATCGAAGCCCTGGGAGCAATGCCGGTCATGTTGTCCGGCGGCGAAGGTCAAGCGCGCCAGTCGGTTCCGATGCGCCAACTCGTGGAGTTCCGCTTCACCGACGGCCTCAATCAGATCAGCCGCGAGGACGGAAAGCGGCGCGTCGTCATCCAGGCCAATGTCCGCGGCCGCGATGTCGGTTCCTTCGTGACCGAAGCACGCGACAAGGTGGCGGCCGTTCCGCTTCCGCCGGGCTCGTGGATGGTCTGGGGCGGACAGTATGAAAATCTCAAGGCCGCGACGGCGCGACTTTCGATCGTGGTTCCGCTGTGCTTCCTGGCGATCTTCCTCATCTTGTTCTTGGCGCTCGGCGGTTTCTGGCCAGCCTTGGCCGTTTTCGCCGCCATTCCACTGGGGTTGTCGGGCGGTGTCTTCGCCCTGGCCCTCACGGGGATCACCTTTTCGATCTCCGCGGCCGTCGGCTTCATCGTCCTGGCCGGTGTTGCGGTCCTGAACGGTTTGGTGGTGATGACCAGCATACGTCAGCGGCTTGAGGATGGGGCGAGCGTCGTTGAGGCCATCTACGAAGGCGGCATGGAGCGGGTGCGTCCCGTCCTCATGACCGGCTTGGTGCCGGCGATCGGGTTCATCCCGATGGCGCTGGCGCATGGCACAGGCGCCGAGGTTCAGAAGCCTCTGGCCATGGTGGTCATCGGCGGCCTGATCACCGCCACGGCGGTCACCCTCCTCGTCCTGCCGGCCATCAGCAAGCTTCTGTTGACGATCGGCGACCGCTTCAGCCGGGAAGCGTCGGCCTCTTCCTCCAAAGCCACGGAGGCGTCAGCCTAA
- a CDS encoding helix-turn-helix domain-containing protein: MTLSIGLLAKAADVKVPTIRFYEEIGLLPEPRRAANDRRVYDADAVRRLAFIRHARQLGFSVEAIRNLLDLADNPERPCGEANALASRQLQDVETKIAQLETLRSELRRMVTATCDGRAADCRVIEALAG, encoded by the coding sequence ATGACCCTCTCCATCGGCCTGTTGGCCAAGGCCGCCGACGTCAAGGTCCCGACCATCCGCTTTTACGAGGAGATTGGCTTGCTCCCCGAGCCGAGGCGCGCGGCCAACGACCGTCGGGTTTATGACGCCGACGCCGTCCGACGTTTGGCGTTCATTCGCCACGCGCGGCAGCTCGGCTTCTCAGTCGAGGCGATCCGCAACCTGCTGGATCTGGCAGACAACCCTGAACGCCCGTGCGGCGAGGCTAACGCCCTGGCCTCCCGGCAACTTCAAGATGTCGAGACTAAGATCGCCCAGTTGGAAACGCTGCGCAGCGAACTGCGGCGCATGGTGACCGCGACCTGTGACGGCCGGGCTGCCGACTGCCGGGTGATTGAGGCTTTGGCCGGATAG
- a CDS encoding DNA polymerase Y family protein, which produces MVGRVGRRRAVASLNTAAVEAGVRLGQAVAHASAMVPGLVLQDLDADGDAAALHRLALWAQRLYSPIAAPDALDGLVIDATGAAHLRGGEEKMLIDIRSRLEKVGLQSQVAIADTWGAAHALARYSRRAIYVADPGVIGRVISDLPVVALRLPVATVEALGRLGFDTVGELEATPKGPLTHRIGYAPVRRLDQAFGRHAEPIEPVMASETLTARRAFAEPIGAPETMARYVTQLVAELCAALEAVSLGARRLDAYFVRVDNRTETARIAMASPTRDAKRLARLLCEKLENVDPGFGVEKIILAAPGAESLVFKQTESLGDNNAPTDLSALVDTLTNRLGAGQVYRLASAESDLPERSVRAASALDAVEEFCWPLDWPRPSRLFARPEPVETVALLPDAPPAAFTWRGVRRRVRCADGPERVFGEWWKADAELARSRDYYQVEDDAGERFWLYRDGDGEDPATGTQRWFIAGIFA; this is translated from the coding sequence ATGGTCGGGCGGGTGGGGCGTCGCCGCGCCGTGGCCAGTCTGAACACCGCGGCGGTGGAAGCCGGCGTTCGACTTGGCCAGGCCGTCGCTCACGCGAGCGCCATGGTCCCGGGCCTGGTGCTGCAAGACCTGGACGCGGACGGCGACGCGGCCGCGCTCCATCGCCTGGCGCTCTGGGCCCAGCGTCTCTACTCGCCCATCGCCGCTCCCGACGCCCTGGACGGCCTGGTCATCGATGCGACCGGCGCTGCGCACCTGCGCGGCGGCGAGGAGAAGATGCTGATCGACATCCGCAGCCGGCTGGAGAAGGTGGGTCTGCAGTCTCAGGTCGCGATCGCCGACACCTGGGGCGCGGCCCACGCCCTGGCCCGCTACAGCCGGCGAGCCATCTACGTTGCCGATCCTGGCGTGATCGGAAGGGTCATCTCAGATCTGCCCGTGGTGGCGCTGCGTCTTCCGGTCGCCACGGTCGAGGCGCTCGGTCGCTTGGGCTTCGATACCGTCGGCGAGCTGGAAGCCACGCCTAAGGGGCCTTTGACCCATCGGATCGGTTACGCCCCGGTGCGGCGCCTGGACCAGGCGTTCGGCCGCCACGCCGAGCCCATCGAGCCGGTCATGGCGTCCGAGACGCTGACAGCCCGCCGGGCTTTTGCCGAGCCGATCGGGGCGCCCGAAACCATGGCGCGATACGTCACCCAGCTGGTCGCTGAACTCTGCGCGGCGCTGGAAGCTGTCAGCCTCGGCGCCCGGCGCCTGGACGCCTATTTCGTGCGGGTCGACAATCGTACCGAGACGGCCAGGATCGCCATGGCCTCTCCGACCCGGGACGCCAAGCGTCTGGCCCGGCTGCTCTGCGAAAAGCTCGAAAACGTCGATCCCGGCTTTGGCGTGGAGAAGATCATCCTCGCCGCGCCTGGAGCGGAATCGCTGGTCTTCAAGCAGACCGAGAGCCTGGGCGACAACAACGCCCCCACCGACCTGTCGGCCCTGGTCGACACCCTGACCAATCGCTTGGGCGCTGGCCAAGTCTATCGCCTGGCCTCGGCCGAAAGCGATCTGCCCGAGCGCTCGGTGCGCGCCGCGTCCGCGCTCGACGCGGTGGAGGAGTTTTGCTGGCCGCTGGATTGGCCCCGACCTTCGCGACTCTTTGCCCGGCCAGAACCGGTCGAGACGGTGGCCCTGTTGCCCGACGCGCCGCCGGCCGCCTTCACCTGGCGCGGGGTTCGCCGGCGCGTGCGCTGCGCCGATGGGCCCGAGCGGGTGTTTGGCGAATGGTGGAAGGCTGACGCCGAACTGGCGCGCTCGCGCGACTACTACCAGGTCGAGGACGATGCCGGAGAGCGCTTTTGGCTCTACCGCGACGGCGATGGCGAAGATCCTGCGACCGGCACGCAGCGCTGGTTCATCGCGGGGATCTTCGCGTGA
- a CDS encoding DUF190 domain-containing protein: protein MVAPGSAVLLRIYTDEDALYGAEALAAVIVKRAREAQLAGATVLRGSLGYGHSSRLHAHRPFRLDDNMPVVIEIVDDEAPLRAFVVTLGEFHDIGLITFEKVEVVRYGNQTS, encoded by the coding sequence ATGGTTGCACCTGGTTCAGCGGTCCTGTTGAGGATCTATACCGACGAGGACGCGCTCTATGGCGCCGAGGCGCTCGCGGCGGTCATCGTCAAGCGGGCTCGGGAAGCGCAGTTGGCCGGAGCCACGGTGCTGCGCGGCAGCTTGGGCTATGGCCATTCCTCGCGACTGCACGCGCATCGGCCGTTTCGGCTCGACGACAACATGCCGGTGGTCATCGAGATCGTCGACGATGAAGCGCCCCTTCGCGCGTTTGTTGTCACTCTCGGCGAATTCCACGACATCGGTCTGATCACGTTCGAGAAGGTTGAGGTCGTCCGCTACGGGAACCAGACAAGCTAA